A portion of the Oxynema aestuarii AP17 genome contains these proteins:
- a CDS encoding chemotaxis protein CheW — protein sequence MSDIQSYLIFTLNNARYGVDTQSVQEIFFLPALSAIQEAPPDIVGLIDLRGEILPVMALELRLGYALGEYGIADSIIVLESEGDTVGLIVNQVHEVQAIAATEIVTELSYGRQATPHSHRLVRGVAKTGGELVTILDCQRLIHSGESVQPLIDEVLDDNGELPESSLILEEAPRGRKNRCLYPHASEAELAILRDRAENLKTRTEGEDLAGLMPIAVVGLNGEYFGLDLNLVREFTDIDKIVPIPCCPSYILGNLNLRGEIVTLVDLRHLLNLPLTDLGSNLKAMVIHLQDLVVGVAIEQVCDVTYVHSSQVMPVPAAIHSSKDEYLRGTVAYRDRMMSLLDLAKILTDGCLVVDEEP from the coding sequence ATGAGCGACATTCAATCGTATCTGATTTTCACCTTAAACAATGCCCGTTACGGCGTGGACACCCAATCCGTACAAGAGATTTTTTTCTTACCCGCCTTAAGCGCCATCCAAGAAGCGCCCCCGGATATCGTCGGCTTGATCGACTTGCGCGGCGAAATTCTGCCCGTAATGGCTCTGGAACTGCGCTTGGGATATGCCCTCGGCGAATATGGGATCGCCGATAGTATTATCGTTTTAGAAAGTGAGGGAGATACAGTCGGCTTAATCGTCAATCAAGTCCACGAAGTCCAGGCGATCGCCGCCACAGAAATCGTCACCGAATTATCTTACGGACGACAAGCGACCCCCCACTCCCATCGCCTCGTGCGCGGCGTCGCCAAAACCGGGGGCGAATTGGTCACGATCCTCGATTGCCAACGGTTGATTCATTCCGGGGAATCGGTGCAACCGCTCATCGACGAGGTTCTCGACGACAACGGAGAGCTCCCCGAAAGCAGTTTAATTCTCGAAGAAGCGCCCCGAGGCCGCAAAAATCGCTGCCTTTATCCCCACGCCTCCGAGGCAGAATTGGCGATCTTGCGCGATCGCGCCGAAAACCTCAAAACCCGCACCGAAGGCGAAGACCTCGCCGGATTGATGCCGATCGCCGTCGTCGGACTCAATGGAGAATACTTTGGCTTGGATTTGAATTTAGTGCGCGAGTTTACCGACATTGACAAAATCGTGCCGATTCCCTGCTGTCCCTCGTATATTTTGGGGAATCTCAACCTGCGCGGCGAGATCGTCACCTTAGTCGATCTTCGTCATTTGCTCAATTTACCCCTCACCGATTTGGGGTCTAACTTGAAAGCGATGGTCATTCACCTCCAAGATCTCGTCGTCGGCGTGGCGATCGAACAAGTCTGTGACGTGACTTACGTGCATTCCTCCCAAGTGATGCCCGTTCCGGCGGCGATCCATTCGAGTAAAGACGAATATTTGCGCGGTACGGTCGCCTATCGCGATCGGATGATGAGCCTGCTCGATCTGGCCAAAATCCTCACGGACGGCTGTTTGGTCGTCGATGAAGAACCGTAA
- the adhE gene encoding bifunctional acetaldehyde-CoA/alcohol dehydrogenase produces the protein MTIPVTNTQELEDLIVRVKSAQAEYATYPQERVDEIFKKAALAANAARIPLAKMAASETGMGIIEDKVIKNHFASEIIYNKYKDEKTAGIVEEDPSFGYQKIAEPVGILAGIVPTTNPTSTAIFKALLALKTRNGIIFSPHPRAKKCTCEAAKVVRDAAVAAGAPADLIGWIDEPTVPLSQQLMQHPQINLILATGGPGMVKAAYSSGHPSLGVGAGNTPATIDETAHIKMAVSSILLSKTFDNGMICASEQSAVVVDAVYEQVKQEFSDRGAYFLNPEEREKVGNIIIVNGRLNAAIVGQSVEKLAELAGISVPPNTRVLIGEVEAIDESEPFAYEKLSPILAMYRAKDFYDAVDKAEALIKFGGRGHTSVLYTSPSNLEHRHYFEARMETGRVLINTPSSQGAIGDLYNFRLDPSLTLGCGTWGGNTVSENVGPQHLLNFKTVSERRENMLWFRIPPKVYFKYGALPIALRELAGKQRAFIITDKPLYELGITRSVQETLDRIGIKYDIFFDVEPDPSLATVNRGLAQMNVFNPDVIIAIGGGSPMDAAKVMWLMYEHPETDFEGLAMRFMDIRKRVYDLPPLGKKAMMVAIPTTSGTGSEVTPFAVVTDDRTGIKYPLADYALTPNMAIVDPELVLNMPRTLTAYSGIDALTHALEAYVSVCASEFTNGLALEAIRLLFKYLPSAYKNGSNDPKAREKVHYAATMAGMAFANAFLGVCHSLAHKLGSTFHVPHGLANALMISHVIRYNATDVPFKQTIFPQYKYPNAKWRYARIADHLHLGGETDEEKVENLVAAIENLKSELDIPLTIKEVLPEEEQGFYEEVEEMADRAFDDQCTGANPRYPLIQDLKELYVLAFRGCRVGSSMYHQASQEEVLKGDREFDSETVETGDRPLAESAS, from the coding sequence ATGACCATTCCAGTCACCAATACCCAAGAACTCGAAGACTTAATCGTGCGGGTGAAAAGCGCGCAAGCCGAATATGCGACCTATCCCCAAGAACGAGTAGACGAAATCTTCAAGAAAGCCGCCCTCGCCGCCAACGCCGCACGGATTCCCCTGGCGAAAATGGCTGCTAGCGAAACCGGGATGGGCATCATCGAAGACAAAGTGATTAAAAACCATTTTGCCTCCGAAATCATTTACAACAAATACAAAGACGAAAAAACTGCCGGAATCGTCGAAGAAGACCCCTCCTTCGGCTATCAAAAAATCGCCGAGCCCGTCGGAATTCTCGCCGGGATCGTGCCGACCACCAACCCGACCTCGACGGCAATTTTCAAAGCCCTACTCGCCTTAAAAACCCGAAACGGGATTATTTTTTCGCCGCACCCGCGCGCCAAAAAATGCACCTGCGAGGCGGCGAAAGTCGTGCGCGATGCCGCCGTCGCCGCCGGGGCGCCTGCGGACCTGATCGGCTGGATCGACGAACCGACGGTGCCCCTGTCCCAGCAATTAATGCAACACCCGCAGATCAACTTAATTCTGGCCACAGGCGGACCGGGAATGGTGAAAGCGGCGTATTCCTCCGGACATCCGTCTCTCGGAGTCGGCGCCGGAAACACCCCGGCGACCATCGACGAAACCGCTCATATTAAAATGGCTGTTTCCTCGATCTTGCTCAGTAAAACCTTCGATAACGGCATGATTTGCGCCAGCGAACAGTCGGCGGTGGTGGTCGATGCAGTTTACGAACAAGTCAAGCAAGAATTTAGCGATCGCGGCGCCTATTTCCTCAACCCAGAAGAACGAGAAAAAGTCGGCAACATCATCATTGTCAACGGACGCTTAAATGCGGCGATCGTCGGACAGTCGGTGGAGAAACTCGCCGAACTCGCCGGAATCTCGGTTCCGCCGAATACGCGGGTCTTGATTGGCGAAGTCGAGGCGATCGACGAAAGCGAACCGTTCGCCTACGAAAAACTCTCGCCGATTTTGGCGATGTACCGCGCCAAGGACTTTTACGACGCCGTAGACAAAGCCGAAGCCCTGATTAAATTCGGCGGTCGCGGACATACCTCAGTTCTCTACACCTCGCCGTCGAACCTCGAACACCGCCATTACTTCGAGGCGCGCATGGAAACCGGACGGGTGCTGATCAATACCCCTTCTTCCCAAGGGGCGATCGGCGATTTGTACAACTTCCGCCTCGACCCGTCCCTGACCCTCGGATGCGGGACGTGGGGAGGAAACACGGTCAGCGAAAATGTCGGACCCCAGCACTTGCTCAACTTCAAAACCGTCTCGGAACGGCGCGAAAATATGCTCTGGTTCCGGATTCCGCCGAAAGTGTATTTCAAATACGGGGCCTTACCGATCGCCTTGCGGGAGTTAGCGGGGAAACAACGGGCATTTATCATTACCGACAAACCGCTTTACGAACTCGGAATTACCCGCAGCGTCCAAGAAACCCTCGATCGCATCGGCATTAAATACGATATCTTCTTCGATGTCGAACCGGATCCGTCCCTGGCGACGGTCAATCGGGGACTGGCCCAGATGAACGTCTTCAATCCGGACGTCATTATCGCCATTGGCGGCGGTTCGCCGATGGATGCGGCGAAAGTCATGTGGTTGATGTACGAGCATCCCGAAACCGACTTTGAAGGGTTGGCGATGCGGTTTATGGATATCCGCAAACGGGTTTACGACTTGCCGCCGTTGGGTAAGAAAGCGATGATGGTCGCGATTCCGACGACGTCGGGAACGGGTTCGGAAGTGACGCCGTTTGCGGTGGTGACCGACGATCGCACCGGAATTAAATATCCCCTGGCGGACTATGCGTTGACGCCGAATATGGCGATCGTCGATCCGGAACTGGTGTTAAATATGCCCAGAACCCTGACGGCGTATAGCGGAATCGACGCCCTGACTCACGCGTTGGAAGCTTACGTCTCGGTGTGCGCGTCGGAGTTTACGAACGGGTTGGCGTTAGAAGCGATTCGCCTGTTGTTTAAATATTTGCCGAGTGCGTATAAAAACGGGAGTAACGACCCGAAAGCGCGGGAAAAAGTTCATTACGCCGCGACGATGGCGGGGATGGCGTTTGCGAATGCGTTTTTGGGGGTGTGTCATTCCTTGGCGCACAAGCTCGGATCTACGTTCCACGTCCCCCACGGGTTGGCGAACGCGCTGATGATTTCTCACGTGATTCGCTACAACGCTACGGACGTTCCGTTCAAGCAAACGATTTTCCCGCAGTACAAGTATCCGAATGCGAAGTGGCGCTACGCGCGCATTGCGGACCACTTGCATTTGGGTGGGGAGACGGATGAGGAGAAGGTCGAGAATTTGGTCGCGGCGATCGAAAATCTCAAAAGCGAGTTGGATATTCCGTTGACGATTAAGGAAGTGTTACCGGAAGAAGAGCAAGGCTTTTACGAGGAGGTCGAGGAAATGGCCGATCGCGCCTTCGACGATCAATGTACGGGGGCGAATCCGCGCTATCCGTTGATTCAAGACCTCAAGGAGTTGTACGTTTTGGCGTTCCGAGGCTGTCGGGTCGGGTCGTCGATGTACCACCAAGCCTCTCAAGAGGAGGTTCTCAAAGGCGACCGCGAATTTGATTCGGAGACGGTAGAGACGGGCGATCGCCCTCTGGCGGAGTCGGCGTCGTAG
- a CDS encoding methyl-accepting chemotaxis protein — MLNPLKIRQRILWGYGVPVLLSISISAIAFGQMQSVSRQVNRSAKQGDLLVVSERMSFAIAQMQQSAASFMLDPESEWLESYEEGVKLFENSSQVAIAELQGSPHAEAVREIVDLGTQIDTLNRYAIALIQGNERDRAIRTFTAAESQKLMRQLNQEIAALVRTQHQLLSQQNRQSEMTISSLLRWQWIATSVWVVVAVAIAAQVSRYVSHRLREAVRGVAKFSGEVKTMLDLQQGAIERQSRGVSDTQALLGQLNVTSHQISSQIKGSRDRLEVLDRHVAFLWEQLSEIHQIASVVQELAHQTNLLALNAGVEALRTGSPTGGFDLVALKMRALAYESQQCANQISPLVREMETASGEGSSLDRGVQDFDTLKQAFEDIDGAIAQVEIHSQQEAMTVQQLLVSIEQLESDIAQIASISQESHLSLKELDEASDDLKKLL, encoded by the coding sequence ATGTTAAACCCATTAAAGATAAGACAGCGTATTCTGTGGGGCTACGGGGTTCCCGTCTTACTCTCGATCTCGATCTCCGCCATTGCATTCGGGCAAATGCAATCGGTATCGCGCCAGGTTAACCGGAGTGCGAAACAAGGGGATCTACTCGTCGTCTCCGAACGGATGAGCTTTGCGATCGCACAAATGCAACAATCTGCAGCGAGTTTTATGCTCGATCCGGAAAGCGAATGGCTGGAGTCTTACGAGGAGGGAGTGAAATTATTCGAGAACTCGTCCCAGGTGGCGATCGCCGAACTGCAAGGGTCTCCCCACGCCGAAGCGGTGCGAGAAATCGTCGATTTGGGGACGCAAATCGATACCCTCAATCGCTACGCGATCGCCTTAATCCAGGGAAACGAGCGGGATCGCGCCATCCGCACGTTTACCGCCGCCGAAAGTCAAAAATTGATGCGCCAGTTAAATCAGGAAATCGCCGCTCTCGTCCGCACTCAGCATCAATTGCTTTCGCAACAGAACCGACAGAGTGAAATGACGATCTCCAGTTTGTTGCGGTGGCAGTGGATCGCCACCTCGGTGTGGGTGGTGGTGGCGGTGGCGATCGCCGCCCAGGTGTCGCGCTACGTCAGCCATCGCCTGCGCGAAGCCGTTCGGGGTGTGGCCAAGTTTTCCGGGGAAGTCAAGACCATGCTCGACCTCCAGCAAGGGGCGATCGAGCGCCAGTCCAGGGGAGTCAGCGATACCCAAGCACTGTTGGGACAGTTAAACGTTACTTCTCATCAAATTAGCTCGCAAATTAAGGGAAGCCGCGATCGTCTCGAAGTGCTCGATCGCCACGTCGCCTTTTTGTGGGAACAACTGAGTGAAATTCACCAAATTGCCAGCGTCGTTCAAGAGTTGGCTCACCAAACCAATTTACTCGCCCTCAACGCCGGAGTGGAAGCCTTACGCACGGGTTCGCCGACGGGGGGGTTCGATTTGGTCGCCCTCAAAATGCGCGCTTTGGCGTATGAAAGCCAACAGTGTGCCAATCAGATTTCCCCCTTAGTGCGCGAGATGGAAACCGCCAGTGGGGAAGGGTCTTCCCTCGATCGCGGCGTCCAAGATTTTGACACGCTCAAACAAGCGTTTGAGGATATCGATGGGGCGATCGCCCAAGTGGAAATTCACAGCCAGCAAGAAGCAATGACGGTGCAACAGTTGCTCGTCAGCATCGAGCAGTTGGAAAGTGATATCGCACAGATCGCCAGCATCAGCCAAGAAAGTCATCTCTCGTTGAAAGAACTCGACGAAGCCAGCGACGATCTCAAAAAATTATTGTAA
- a CDS encoding CheR family methyltransferase has translation MTVDFIERFVRLIADYTGLQIRPSEYPHLSKKLETRINACKQPSTQDYYQLLEAATKTGSGRGDRDSFEGRSLLTTGDRQIDLSRQEWKELIELLTTGETYFFRDKGQFWLLENIIFPELIQKRKQAHLNGQSYRPSLRVWSAGSSSGEEAYSIAIVLKELIGDLNDWDLFILGTDLNAEAIAKAQKGVYSPWSFRSMDPRYLSTYFHKRGDRWAIDPSVRQLVTFRQGNLLADPFPNPGSDLYDFDLIICRNVFVYFEPSAIAATVNKFSQTLRSGGYLIVAHAELHGQPLPGLNSKIFPQSVVYQRGVRPASTLPTPQAFKRSASQRSAQFTRPPAPPLTGVRANANPHTPNELSLDRARDPLSDPSPSSLPIAVPQTFSSPSPKAQWVAPQPPADLTLKPEAIDLLFAEAQTLFERKAYGDALKQAERILKLNPRYFEAHCLIARIAANLGHYSRAEAAAQKASDLNPLSVEPYYLLAHIAEEKGDLDRAKYWFDRIIYLDNSCIYAYLELASIYEMQKNFARAKKLRLIALNIVKRLHPDTPVKRRDPLTARDLLLYLENLVGREAQ, from the coding sequence ATGACTGTAGATTTCATCGAACGGTTCGTGCGGTTGATTGCAGACTACACGGGTTTGCAAATTCGCCCCTCCGAATATCCACACTTGTCTAAAAAACTGGAAACTCGTATTAACGCTTGTAAACAACCCTCGACTCAAGATTACTATCAGCTCCTAGAAGCGGCTACTAAAACGGGATCCGGGAGGGGCGATCGCGATTCGTTCGAGGGGCGATCCCTCTTAACGACGGGCGATCGCCAGATCGATCTGTCCCGACAAGAATGGAAAGAACTGATCGAGTTACTCACCACCGGAGAAACTTATTTTTTTCGAGATAAAGGCCAATTTTGGTTGCTCGAAAATATTATTTTTCCCGAATTAATTCAAAAACGAAAACAAGCTCATTTAAACGGTCAGAGCTACCGTCCTTCCCTGCGAGTCTGGAGTGCGGGGTCGTCGAGTGGAGAAGAAGCCTATTCGATCGCGATCGTCCTCAAAGAACTGATCGGCGATTTAAACGATTGGGACTTATTCATCTTAGGAACCGACCTTAATGCCGAAGCGATCGCCAAAGCCCAAAAAGGGGTATACAGTCCCTGGTCCTTTCGCAGCATGGATCCGCGTTACCTGTCCACCTACTTTCACAAACGCGGCGATCGCTGGGCGATCGATCCGTCCGTGCGCCAATTAGTCACCTTTCGCCAAGGCAACTTACTCGCCGATCCCTTCCCCAATCCCGGCAGCGACTTATACGATTTCGACTTAATTATCTGTCGTAACGTCTTCGTCTACTTCGAGCCGAGCGCGATCGCCGCGACCGTCAACAAATTCTCTCAAACCCTGAGAAGCGGCGGCTATTTAATCGTCGCCCACGCCGAACTGCACGGTCAACCCCTGCCCGGGTTGAACTCGAAAATTTTCCCCCAATCCGTCGTTTACCAACGCGGCGTTCGCCCCGCCAGCACCCTCCCCACCCCCCAAGCCTTCAAACGCTCCGCCAGCCAACGATCCGCCCAGTTTACCCGGCCCCCCGCGCCCCCGCTAACCGGAGTTCGAGCCAACGCGAACCCTCATACACCCAACGAACTGAGCCTGGACCGCGCCCGCGATCCCTTATCGGACCCCTCCCCTAGCTCCCTCCCGATCGCCGTTCCCCAAACCTTTTCCTCCCCTTCCCCCAAAGCGCAATGGGTCGCGCCCCAACCCCCCGCCGATTTGACCCTCAAACCCGAGGCGATCGACCTCTTATTTGCCGAAGCGCAAACCCTCTTCGAGCGCAAAGCCTACGGCGACGCCCTCAAGCAAGCCGAACGCATCTTAAAACTCAACCCCCGTTATTTTGAAGCCCACTGCCTAATTGCCAGAATTGCGGCCAACTTAGGCCATTATTCCCGGGCCGAAGCCGCCGCGCAAAAAGCCAGCGATCTCAACCCCCTTTCCGTCGAACCCTACTATCTGCTCGCCCATATCGCCGAAGAAAAAGGAGATTTAGACCGGGCAAAATATTGGTTCGATCGCATTATCTACCTGGACAATTCGTGCATTTACGCCTATTTAGAATTAGCGTCTATTTACGAAATGCAAAAAAATTTCGCTCGGGCGAAAAAGCTGCGTTTGATTGCCCTCAATATCGTTAAAAGACTTCATCCCGACACCCCAGTCAAACGCCGCGACCCGCTAACCGCACGAGATTTATTGCTGTATTTAGAAAATTTAGTCGGTAGAGAAGCCCAATAG
- a CDS encoding response regulator, producing the protein MAAITTGCIKLEKKLIALGQQKATGRLVLAQGDRQWTFYFFLGHLLYATGGPHRVRRWERALKLYCPNFSVDANKVSNTNLWEYQVLQEAVLQEQLTLNQAKALLRSILKEVLFSLRNDPDFSIRWIASTRPPSMQISLELPLSTGEVHQILQKVRGMWQQWQGMGLEDICPDRAPVFAEINPYSSASESDTLLKMTQLFNGHNTCWDVAIKRKQPIAVVARSLNHFIEQGKMELRDVPDLLSPAEQLRLVCAAVNPPGPLVACIDPSPTMKRTLESILVPAGYRFVAIQSPLRELSNLVKQRPAFVFMETALPETDGYSLCRFLRKTGIFEKTPIVMIGDREGLKERIRAKLSGACAFQGKSADRKQWLEVVRRYIPLKPHPAVQAPSEGKILYQY; encoded by the coding sequence ATGGCTGCCATAACAACGGGGTGTATCAAGCTAGAGAAGAAACTGATCGCGCTCGGCCAACAGAAGGCGACGGGAAGGCTCGTGCTGGCTCAAGGCGATCGCCAGTGGACCTTTTACTTCTTTCTCGGTCACTTGCTCTACGCTACCGGGGGGCCGCATCGAGTGCGACGGTGGGAAAGAGCGCTCAAGCTCTACTGTCCCAACTTCTCCGTAGACGCAAATAAAGTCTCGAACACCAACCTGTGGGAATATCAGGTTTTACAAGAAGCGGTCTTGCAAGAACAACTGACCCTCAATCAAGCTAAAGCCCTGTTACGCAGCATCCTCAAAGAAGTTTTATTTAGCTTACGCAACGATCCGGACTTCAGCATTCGCTGGATCGCCTCGACGCGACCGCCGTCGATGCAAATTTCCTTAGAATTGCCGCTTTCGACGGGAGAAGTCCACCAAATCCTGCAAAAAGTGCGCGGGATGTGGCAACAATGGCAAGGGATGGGATTGGAAGACATTTGTCCCGATCGCGCTCCGGTATTCGCCGAAATTAACCCCTATTCCAGCGCCAGCGAGTCCGATACCCTCTTAAAAATGACCCAACTGTTCAACGGGCACAACACCTGTTGGGACGTGGCGATCAAACGCAAGCAGCCGATCGCCGTCGTGGCGCGCAGTCTGAACCATTTCATCGAGCAAGGCAAAATGGAGCTGCGCGACGTCCCGGATTTACTCTCTCCCGCCGAACAATTGCGCCTGGTTTGTGCGGCGGTGAATCCTCCCGGGCCCCTCGTCGCCTGCATCGATCCGAGTCCGACGATGAAGCGCACCTTAGAAAGCATTCTCGTCCCCGCAGGTTATCGATTCGTCGCCATTCAAAGTCCCTTGAGAGAATTGAGCAATCTCGTCAAGCAAAGACCTGCATTTGTCTTTATGGAAACCGCACTTCCGGAAACCGACGGGTATTCCCTGTGCCGTTTTTTACGGAAAACCGGGATCTTTGAAAAGACGCCGATCGTCATGATCGGCGATCGCGAAGGGTTGAAAGAACGAATTCGGGCAAAATTAAGCGGTGCTTGCGCATTCCAAGGAAAATCAGCCGATCGCAAGCAATGGCTGGAGGTGGTACGGCGATACATTCCCCTCAAACCTCACCCCGCCGTCCAGGCGCCCAGTGAGGGCAAGATCTTATATCAGTATTAA
- a CDS encoding methyl-accepting chemotaxis protein, whose protein sequence is MFDVKHYRIRSWIIAGYALPVFLFLLTSTAVFVNVHTVREEAALWKESDRIADLIYKLGFNVQQLSRAARGYMLEKSEISRQTYEEADRNYENYAAELQTVISDEQQRQNYEKMTELVENLDQFDRQLIALVDAGKTQEAIALWKAEKGRELSEEITDILEAMQERENDIVEERQAEQENALDSLLSVTLGASIVSLLVAIAVGSWIISRINQRMNEAASTVASSSRQIATAIEEQERTAVHQASSVNQTTTTMDELSASSRQSAQQAQDASTSANEALDLADKGSQAVVTTQDGIETLKSKVGEIAEQIAQLSNQTSEIRDISQLVGDLANQTNMLALNAAVEAVRAGEHGKGFAVVAAEIRKLADRSRQSAQKIHSIVNEIQNSIHATVMVTEEGIKTADEGVRIAGDTALAFNGVQEAVNNMAVNNQQIYLNLQQQASAIALVVDAMNNLNTAAHESAEGISQVKLGTQQLNQAAEQLKTII, encoded by the coding sequence ATGTTCGATGTCAAACACTATCGGATCCGATCTTGGATTATTGCAGGATATGCTCTTCCGGTATTTTTATTCTTATTGACTTCAACGGCAGTTTTTGTGAACGTTCACACGGTTCGAGAAGAAGCAGCTCTCTGGAAAGAATCCGATCGAATCGCCGATTTGATTTATAAACTCGGATTTAACGTCCAGCAATTATCGAGAGCCGCTCGGGGATACATGCTCGAAAAAAGTGAGATTTCCCGTCAGACTTACGAAGAAGCGGATCGCAACTACGAGAATTACGCTGCCGAACTCCAAACCGTCATTTCTGACGAACAGCAACGACAAAACTATGAAAAAATGACCGAATTAGTCGAAAATCTCGACCAGTTCGACCGCCAATTAATCGCCTTAGTCGATGCGGGCAAAACCCAAGAAGCGATCGCCTTGTGGAAAGCCGAAAAAGGTCGCGAACTCAGCGAAGAGATTACCGACATTCTCGAAGCAATGCAAGAGCGAGAAAACGACATCGTCGAAGAACGACAAGCGGAACAAGAGAATGCCTTAGATTCTCTCTTATCCGTGACCTTGGGTGCGAGTATCGTTTCGCTGCTCGTGGCGATCGCCGTCGGGAGTTGGATTATCTCGCGCATCAACCAGCGCATGAACGAAGCCGCCAGTACCGTCGCTTCTTCCTCCCGGCAAATTGCCACGGCGATCGAAGAACAAGAACGCACCGCCGTCCATCAAGCCTCTTCGGTCAATCAAACCACGACCACGATGGACGAACTGTCCGCCTCCTCGCGACAGTCGGCGCAACAGGCACAAGATGCATCCACCAGTGCCAACGAAGCCTTAGATCTCGCCGATAAAGGTTCGCAAGCCGTCGTCACCACTCAAGATGGCATCGAAACCCTCAAAAGTAAAGTCGGCGAGATCGCCGAACAGATCGCCCAACTGAGCAACCAAACCAGCGAAATTCGCGATATTTCTCAATTAGTCGGCGATTTAGCCAATCAAACCAACATGCTCGCTCTCAATGCGGCAGTGGAAGCGGTACGGGCCGGAGAACACGGCAAAGGTTTTGCGGTAGTGGCGGCAGAAATCCGCAAATTAGCCGATCGCTCGCGCCAATCCGCCCAAAAAATCCATAGTATTGTCAACGAGATTCAAAACTCGATTCACGCCACGGTGATGGTCACCGAGGAAGGGATCAAAACCGCCGACGAAGGGGTTCGCATTGCCGGAGACACGGCTCTAGCGTTTAACGGCGTTCAGGAAGCGGTCAACAATATGGCCGTCAACAACCAGCAAATTTACTTAAATTTGCAACAGCAAGCCAGCGCGATCGCCTTAGTCGTCGATGCGATGAATAATCTCAACACAGCCGCTCATGAAAGTGCCGAAGGGATTTCTCAAGTTAAACTCGGCACGCAACAATTGAATCAAGCCGCCGAACAACTCAAAACGATCATTTAA
- a CDS encoding carbon dioxide-concentrating mechanism protein CcmK produces MPAAVGVIETLGFPAVLAAADAMVKGGRVTLVYFDKAERGNFVVAIRGPISEVKPAVEVGLEAAEKTFGGKVMSYYIVPNPPQNIVSVLPIEYTEAVEEWRSVW; encoded by the coding sequence ATGCCTGCTGCGGTTGGAGTAATTGAAACTTTAGGGTTTCCGGCTGTACTAGCTGCAGCCGATGCGATGGTCAAAGGAGGACGAGTGACCCTCGTCTATTTTGACAAAGCAGAAAGAGGTAACTTTGTCGTTGCCATTCGCGGACCGATTTCAGAAGTTAAACCTGCTGTCGAGGTGGGATTGGAAGCCGCAGAAAAGACCTTCGGTGGTAAAGTCATGTCTTATTACATCGTCCCGAATCCACCGCAGAATATCGTCAGCGTCTTACCCATCGAGTATACCGAAGCCGTAGAAGAATGGCGATCGGTGTGGTGA